CAGGCTGGACGTGATGCCAGTCGCGTCCAGGAAGGTTGACCCACGGTCGCCTGCGGTACGTGATCGAGTCAGCCAGCCTTCCCCGGCTGTCGCGCACAGCCAGCCGTCCCTTCCCAGCGGGGGGCCCTGTCCCGGGCCCCCCGCACCCTGTCCGGGTGGGGGAGGTCAGGTGGCGGTACGGAGGAGGTGGGCGGCCTGCTCGGGGGCGACGTCGCTGATGAAGACGCCCATCCCCGACTCGGTGCCGGCGAGGTACTTCAGCTTGTCCGCCGCCCGGCGGATGCTGAACACCTGTAGGTGCAGGTGGGCCAGGTCGCGGTCGACGCGTACCGGGGCCTGGTGCCAGGCCGCGATGTACGGCATCGGCAGGTCGAACAGGCCGTCGAACCGGCGCAGTACGTCCAGGTAGAGCGGACCGAAGGCGTCCCGCTCCGCGTCGGTCAGCGCCGGGAGGTCCGGCACCGGCCGGTGCGGGGCCAGGTGCACCTCGAACGGCCAGCGCGCCGCCGCCGGCACGTACGCCGTCCAGTGCTCGTTGCTCGCCACCACCCGCTCCCCGGCGGCCCGCTCGGCGGCGAGCACGTCCGCGTAGAGGTTGCCACCGGTGCGGTCGGCGTGCCGGCGGGCGGCGGCCAGCATCGCCCGGGTCCGGGGCGTGACGAACGGGAACGCGTAGATCTGGCCGTGCGGGTGGTGCAAAGTCACGCCGATCTCCACGCCCCGGTTCTCGAAGCAGAAGACCTGCTCGACGCCGGGCACCTCGGCCAGCGCGGCGGTCCGGTCGGCGAGCGCGTCGAGGACGGTCCGCACCCGGCCGGGCGGCAGGTCGACGAACGCGGCGTGGTGATCGTCGGTGAAGCAGACCACCTCGCAGCGGCCGAGCCCGGGCTGGATCTCGGTGAACGGGGTGATCGCCGGCGGCTCGTCGGCGATCCGCTGACTCAGCGCGGGGAACCGGTTCTCGAAGACCACCACGTCGTACCCGGAGGCCGGGATCTCGCTGAGCCGGTCGCCCCGGGAGGGACAGAGTGGGCACTGGTCGGCCGGGGGGAGGAAGGTACGGGTCTGCCGGTGCACGGCGACCGCCACCCACTCGTCGAGCAGCGGGTCGTAGCGGAGCTGTGACGCGGGCGGGGGCGGGGGAGTTCCCGCCGGTCCGGTGCGTCCCGGAGGACGTCGTCCCGCTCGTCGAAGTAGATCAGCTCACGGCCGTCGGCCAGCTTGGTGACCGTACGCTTCATGCCGGTGTCCCTTCGGTCGCCGCCGCGCGGTTACCCGTCGCCCGTTCCACGACGATCAGTTCCGTGACCCGCTCGCCGAGCACCCGGCGACCCTCCTCGGGCAGCCGGTCGTCGACCACCACGACGTCCGCGCAGCCCAGCTCGCCGATCGAGCAGAGGCCGACCAGACCCCACTTGGTGTGGTCGGCGAGCACCACCAGCCGGTCGGCGGAGGCCATCAGCGCCTGGTTGGTCTCCGCCTCCATCAGGTTCGGCGTGGTGTAGCCGGCCCGTTCGCTGATCCCGTGCACACCGAGGAAGAGCACGTCCAGGTGCAGGGAGCGGATCGCGGCCACCGCGAGCGGACCGACCAGCGCGTCGGAGGGCGTCCGTACGCCGCCGGTGAGGATCACCGACTGGTCCGACCGGCCGCCGGTGTGGAAGACCTCCGCCACCGGCAACGAGTTGGTCACCACGGTCAGCCCCGGCACGTCGACCAGGCGACGGGCCAGGGCGGCGGTGGTCGTCCCGGCGGAGAGGGCGACGGCCGCACCGGGGCGGACCAGCCGCGCGGCGTGCGTGGCGATGAGCCCCTTCTCGGCCGGCTGGCGCACCGACTTCGCGTCGAAGCCGGGTTCGTCGGCCGCCGAGGTGTCGGCCACCGTCGCCCCGCCGTGCACCTTGGCGAGCAGCCCCTGGGCGTCCAGCGCGTCCAGGTCCCGGCGGATGGTCATGTCGGAGACGCCGAACTCGGCCGCCAGTTCGCTGACCCGTACACCGCCGGTCGCCCGGACCCGCTCCAGGATGGCCGCTTGCCGCTGCCGCGCCAGCATCTCCAGCCTCCGCTTCCCGTGCCGTCCGCTTGCCGTGCCGTCCGCTTCCGGTGCCGTCCGCTACCCGTGCTGTCGGACGTTCTCGAACGCGTTCCAACAAAGACGAACACTAGCGCGAAGGATGCACCGCGCGATAGACAACCGGGACGCGCTCCAGGTCAGGCCGGTGACAGGCGGAGCTCGATCCAGCCCGTCTCGGTCAGCAGGTGCAGCACCTGCTGCACCGCCTCCTCGATGGAGATGTCCGAGGTGTCCACCACCAGGTCCGCGTCGGTCGGCTCCTCGTACGGGTCGTCGACGCCGGTCATGCCGGTGAGCAGCCCCGCCCGGGCCCGGGCGTAG
The nucleotide sequence above comes from Micromonospora pallida. Encoded proteins:
- a CDS encoding DeoR/GlpR family DNA-binding transcription regulator, yielding MLARQRQAAILERVRATGGVRVSELAAEFGVSDMTIRRDLDALDAQGLLAKVHGGATVADTSAADEPGFDAKSVRQPAEKGLIATHAARLVRPGAAVALSAGTTTAALARRLVDVPGLTVVTNSLPVAEVFHTGGRSDQSVILTGGVRTPSDALVGPLAVAAIRSLHLDVLFLGVHGISERAGYTTPNLMEAETNQALMASADRLVVLADHTKWGLVGLCSIGELGCADVVVVDDRLPEEGRRVLGERVTELIVVERATGNRAAATEGTPA